In Oceaniferula marina, the following proteins share a genomic window:
- a CDS encoding sulfatase-like hydrolase/transferase translates to MKSITHFFTLLIFLTLSLKGAAQTTLFSSDFTANTGATVLTGNADNSSGSTSLTITDWTNNAIVTSISNLTKINSNGGVAADGGFAQLSNGTAVMANANTVFINENHNAGTTPRNRGFSFTFTLNDTCHPTTLTVLSGHANGAGGDQSFSSDLVYKLSGGTLGAPVTASSTENYGSNPAYHSVGFDLSGTTLGAGAYTLEIYQTGSDGGSYASFDGITLDGYIGTPPPVVSSFTATPALFDSGETITLSWNVTGSTSVSIDQGIGSVAASGSLVLSPEDTTTYTLTALNGALPATASATVTMRQDVDVYLFGGQSNMQGLGKISELTPQQLTAPANVYYWNGSSFEPFIPGTTVTASAGQFGPELAFAHAVSNPKRKSYIIKYASSGMPLDSAWSGSSYDDHTNTWKGDPPGPGRLTFYPGISSTDPNQGTLYKNKLLPIFQAGIADITATGYTPVIRKFLWMQGEQDSKMELSAGRNAANLKRLRDRLAEDLGLANPTDLPMVFGQVLPYSPSAPRFAYRNLIRSQQASADMDSGSPNAIPSCRMISTDSYSLKSDTVHYDTAGQLQLGADFAAGSNESSVSWDFEDPTSPEVATSNDTGLVVSDFTLTAPAGAGYITVLPDAPDEGTSGSLGSETRAGVAARNDSDIATSGAQAMSFTLTIPSGKSFDFNSLSFEHGFNEKGSNSLTPTYTLSINDGINDIYSTTGNLPQHTSGTDLFYSEDVFLDLSAEQALQNISNKTLTIQWKFSNPDGRSNTLAQRAHTIDDLTLSGRTTTVTLPTINAFSASDTLIDAGQTITLSWNVSDADILTINPGNIDVSNDPDQQIAVTVNEATTYSLTAINSDGSIVENLPIYLNPTVPNVLVVLVDDMGTEDCSVDFNYDDAGNKIDRIDPTSVGLAAFTTDNRHFRTPNMETLASQGMKFSRAYACQVCSPTRVTFLTGQNSARHGTIQYISGGGNLHNLKAPPNPGLKAFNKTLAEVMRDAGYRTIISGKGHIGNAFNANAGNYITPASPADDYYGFQVNISASTNGQQGSNYSNHSTAFGLPNSGPPSHFIAEYQNKTYNDIDPTTYPTSHPHANEPVFVTEAITRELNERIEDSVNQGKPFFAYLSHFAVHDPHTPDPRFTANYPGLSGDVLDFATMIEGMDQSLGDVLTKLNELGVAENTLVIFLGDNGSDSKPRGPNNPPTLTMTNPLRGEKGMRYEGGIRVPLIISWAKRDGTNIHQQKLTIPAASRENDIVSVEDLFPTILATCGIPLPTTDDDGAPLVIDGTDLSPYLKSVAGTHRPQKLITHAPCSSRSSFFTTYHEGTWKLIYNYTTSSPVTSTNVPLGTYELYNLATDIHEANNLAATHPERVMTMARGMAKELQRLGAPYPILRAYDPDLDGLGLPSAANDTHPVILPDLAGVDSDNDSLDDNIEDPNRNGLVDPGETDPDNDNTDGDNINDGEEAKIGTDPLDSNSFFFCHPANLPDGSLQITWPSSPGNSFLIRSSTDLEDWTTIVANAISASPGSMTTYNLGITSSSKIFFRVELE, encoded by the coding sequence ATGAAATCAATAACTCACTTCTTCACATTACTTATTTTTCTGACACTCAGCCTGAAAGGTGCAGCCCAGACCACTCTGTTCAGCTCTGATTTTACGGCCAACACAGGAGCCACAGTGCTCACTGGCAATGCTGATAACTCAAGCGGCTCCACATCCCTAACAATTACAGATTGGACAAATAATGCGATCGTTACCTCGATTTCGAATCTCACCAAAATCAACAGCAACGGCGGTGTCGCCGCAGATGGAGGTTTCGCCCAGCTAAGCAATGGCACCGCCGTCATGGCCAACGCCAACACGGTTTTTATCAATGAAAACCACAACGCGGGAACGACCCCCAGGAACCGCGGTTTCAGCTTCACTTTCACCCTCAATGATACTTGCCATCCCACGACCTTGACCGTGCTATCCGGACACGCCAACGGAGCAGGCGGCGATCAATCTTTTTCTTCCGATCTTGTTTACAAGCTCAGCGGAGGCACCTTGGGTGCCCCCGTCACTGCTAGCTCGACAGAAAACTATGGCAGCAACCCCGCATACCACAGCGTCGGATTTGACCTGTCGGGAACGACACTTGGTGCCGGCGCCTACACTCTGGAAATCTATCAGACCGGCAGTGACGGCGGCTCTTATGCCTCCTTCGATGGGATTACCCTGGACGGCTACATTGGGACTCCCCCACCCGTCGTTTCATCGTTCACAGCCACCCCCGCCCTTTTTGATTCAGGAGAAACCATCACCCTTTCATGGAATGTGACCGGGTCCACCTCTGTTTCAATCGACCAGGGAATCGGCTCAGTCGCGGCTTCCGGTTCGTTGGTTCTCTCACCTGAAGATACGACTACCTACACACTCACTGCCCTCAATGGAGCCCTGCCCGCCACAGCTTCGGCCACCGTAACCATGCGACAGGACGTGGACGTCTATCTGTTTGGTGGCCAGTCCAACATGCAAGGGCTTGGCAAGATCAGCGAGCTGACACCCCAGCAACTCACCGCTCCCGCCAACGTTTATTACTGGAATGGCAGCAGCTTCGAGCCTTTCATCCCGGGCACTACCGTAACGGCCTCTGCGGGCCAGTTCGGTCCCGAACTCGCCTTCGCCCATGCCGTCTCAAACCCCAAGCGCAAGAGTTATATTATCAAGTATGCCTCTTCAGGTATGCCTCTCGACTCAGCATGGAGCGGCAGTAGTTATGATGATCATACCAATACCTGGAAGGGTGATCCGCCTGGCCCTGGTCGGCTCACTTTTTATCCAGGAATAAGCTCAACCGATCCCAATCAAGGAACCTTGTATAAAAACAAGTTGTTACCCATTTTTCAAGCAGGGATCGCTGACATCACAGCCACAGGCTACACCCCGGTGATTAGAAAATTTCTTTGGATGCAGGGTGAGCAGGACAGTAAAATGGAACTTTCTGCGGGACGAAATGCCGCTAACCTCAAACGTCTTCGTGATCGCTTGGCTGAGGATTTGGGTTTAGCTAACCCCACGGATTTGCCGATGGTCTTTGGTCAGGTATTGCCCTACAGCCCAAGTGCCCCTCGCTTTGCTTACCGCAACTTGATCCGTTCCCAGCAAGCCTCCGCCGATATGGATTCTGGGTCGCCTAACGCGATCCCCTCCTGCCGGATGATTTCCACGGATAGCTATAGCCTCAAATCAGATACCGTTCACTATGATACCGCAGGGCAACTTCAGCTTGGTGCCGATTTTGCGGCAGGATCCAATGAGTCATCGGTGTCATGGGATTTCGAAGACCCTACCTCTCCTGAAGTCGCAACCAGCAATGACACAGGGCTCGTGGTCAGCGACTTTACACTCACAGCCCCAGCAGGTGCAGGCTACATTACGGTGCTCCCCGATGCTCCAGATGAAGGAACTTCAGGCTCCCTCGGATCAGAAACAAGAGCTGGCGTAGCCGCCCGAAACGACTCCGATATAGCTACGAGCGGGGCACAAGCCATGTCGTTCACCCTCACGATTCCTTCCGGAAAATCTTTTGATTTTAATTCGCTGAGCTTCGAACACGGTTTCAATGAAAAAGGCAGCAATAGCCTAACCCCTACGTATACATTATCCATCAATGATGGGATCAACGACATTTATAGTACGACAGGAAACTTACCCCAGCACACTTCGGGAACGGATCTGTTTTACTCAGAAGATGTGTTCCTCGATCTCTCAGCAGAGCAAGCACTTCAAAACATTTCCAACAAAACACTCACGATACAATGGAAATTCAGTAACCCGGATGGTCGATCCAACACGCTGGCTCAACGGGCTCATACGATTGACGATCTCACCTTGAGTGGGAGGACAACAACCGTCACCTTGCCTACCATTAATGCTTTCAGCGCAAGTGACACCCTGATCGACGCAGGCCAAACGATCACACTCTCATGGAACGTCTCTGATGCCGATATTCTGACCATCAACCCGGGCAATATCGATGTCAGTAATGACCCGGACCAACAAATCGCGGTGACCGTCAATGAGGCCACGACCTATAGCTTAACAGCAATCAACAGCGATGGTAGCATCGTCGAAAACCTCCCAATCTATTTGAACCCGACGGTTCCGAATGTTCTCGTTGTCCTTGTCGATGACATGGGAACCGAGGACTGTTCGGTGGATTTCAACTATGACGACGCAGGAAATAAAATCGATCGCATCGACCCCACTTCGGTCGGGCTTGCAGCCTTCACCACTGACAATCGGCACTTCCGCACTCCGAACATGGAAACCCTGGCCTCGCAAGGAATGAAGTTCTCCCGTGCCTATGCCTGCCAGGTGTGTTCACCGACACGGGTCACCTTCCTCACCGGTCAAAACTCGGCGCGTCACGGCACCATCCAATACATCAGTGGAGGCGGCAACCTGCACAACCTCAAAGCTCCACCGAACCCCGGACTCAAGGCATTCAACAAAACCCTGGCCGAGGTCATGCGCGATGCCGGCTACCGAACCATCATCTCCGGCAAGGGCCACATCGGCAATGCATTCAATGCCAATGCCGGCAATTACATCACACCAGCATCACCCGCCGACGACTACTACGGCTTTCAAGTCAACATTTCTGCCTCCACCAACGGCCAGCAGGGAAGCAATTACTCAAACCACTCCACCGCCTTTGGTCTACCCAACTCTGGCCCACCCTCTCACTTCATTGCCGAATATCAAAACAAAACCTACAACGATATTGATCCTACCACCTACCCTACCAGCCACCCTCATGCCAACGAGCCTGTGTTTGTGACAGAGGCGATCACCCGTGAACTCAACGAGCGGATCGAAGACAGCGTCAATCAAGGCAAACCCTTCTTTGCCTATCTTTCCCACTTTGCCGTGCACGACCCCCACACCCCCGACCCACGCTTCACCGCCAACTACCCGGGCCTGAGCGGTGACGTGCTCGACTTCGCCACCATGATCGAAGGTATGGACCAATCACTCGGTGATGTGCTTACTAAACTCAACGAACTGGGGGTCGCCGAAAACACCCTCGTCATTTTCCTCGGAGACAATGGTAGCGACTCCAAACCACGCGGCCCAAATAACCCGCCTACCCTCACCATGACGAACCCGCTGCGTGGAGAAAAAGGCATGCGTTATGAAGGCGGTATCCGCGTCCCCCTGATCATCTCATGGGCAAAACGAGATGGGACCAACATCCACCAACAAAAACTCACCATCCCTGCAGCCAGCCGGGAAAACGATATCGTCTCCGTGGAGGATCTTTTTCCAACGATTCTTGCCACCTGCGGAATCCCTCTACCCACCACAGATGATGATGGCGCCCCATTGGTGATCGATGGAACCGACCTCAGCCCTTACCTCAAAAGTGTGGCAGGAACCCACCGCCCGCAAAAACTCATCACCCACGCCCCATGTAGTAGTCGCAGCAGCTTCTTCACCACCTACCACGAAGGAACATGGAAGCTGATTTACAACTACACCACCAGTTCCCCCGTCACCTCCACCAATGTCCCTCTCGGCACCTACGAGCTCTACAACCTCGCTACCGACATCCATGAGGCCAACAACCTAGCAGCCACCCATCCCGAACGCGTCATGACCATGGCCCGTGGTATGGCCAAGGAACTCCAGCGCCTCGGCGCCCCCTATCCAATTCTCAGAGCCTATGACCCCGACCTGGATGGACTCGGACTTCCTTCTGCTGCCAACGACACTCATCCAGTCATCCTGCCCGATCTTGCGGGTGTCGATTCCGACAACGACTCACTGGACGACAACATCGAAGACCCCAATCGTAATGGCCTCGTTGACCCCGGCGAAACCGATCCGGACAATGACAACACCGATGGCGACAACATCAACGATGGCGAGGAAGCCAAAATCGGCACCGACCCTCTCGATTCCAATAGCTTCTTTTTCTGTCACCCCGCCAATTTACCCGACGGCTCCCTACAAATTACGTGGCCATCTTCACCCGGCAACTCCTTTCTTATCCGCTCCAGCACTGACCTCGAGGATTGGACTACCATAGTAGCGAATGCGATTTCGGCCTCCCCTGGATCAATGACCACCTACAATCTGGGAATCACCTCCAGCTCAAAAATATTCTTCCGTGTCGAGCTTGAATAA
- a CDS encoding PEP-CTERM sorting domain-containing protein — translation MKKTILLSAALLAGASFVNAATTITVLNAGFETQTVADGQNNSQSSTSFYDATTSNSGDGTITGWTESNTTTQLGYVINPGSGFTQPTEGNNAALVMNQTISQNLGGFILNTGDTVTVEFDVWRGNAGNGSTLLINFAGLGTQAASGVTQSISSQSFNFVITSDGVTTGDLSFQSTIGGNDYRIDNIAVSYTAVPEPSSTALLGLGGIALILRRRK, via the coding sequence ATGAAAAAAACCATACTATTATCAGCGGCTCTCCTTGCGGGTGCTAGCTTCGTCAATGCAGCTACCACAATCACTGTGCTGAATGCTGGATTTGAAACTCAAACTGTAGCTGATGGACAAAATAACTCTCAATCATCTACTAGTTTTTATGACGCAACTACAAGTAATTCCGGTGATGGAACGATCACAGGATGGACTGAATCCAATACGACTACCCAACTTGGTTATGTAATCAACCCTGGCTCAGGTTTCACTCAACCTACAGAGGGGAACAATGCTGCTTTGGTCATGAATCAAACCATTAGTCAGAATCTCGGCGGCTTCATTCTGAATACCGGAGACACTGTCACAGTCGAATTTGATGTATGGAGGGGTAATGCTGGTAACGGTAGCACTTTACTTATTAATTTCGCAGGGCTTGGCACACAAGCAGCCAGTGGGGTTACTCAATCTATCAGCTCTCAGTCATTTAATTTCGTAATTACTTCAGACGGAGTCACAACCGGAGACCTCAGTTTTCAATCCACAATTGGTGGTAATGATTATAGAATTGATAATATAGCAGTGTCATACACTGCGGTTCCAGAGCCATCCTCCACAGCCCTTCTCGGTCTCGGTGGAATTGCACTGATCTTGCGTCGCCGTAAGTAA
- a CDS encoding LamG-like jellyroll fold domain-containing protein, producing the protein MNRHQLEQQIQDCLDGRLSDTEQRELFSYLKQDPEAMRLYCLSSAMDTGLSRLAKGELSLSSDAENFAELAQRSQKQKMARVSILSAAAILAISLVVMRLFFVDSEQPPSVAFQTSPGTQFTLTHDGANNQPVGQSMQPGSRLRLSQGCTELNFGSGVKAIVMAPADLTLHSDKQLYLGQGTAWFHVPKGAEGFTVKTRELDIVDLGTEFGVLAKANDHDEVHVLDGKIEVTALRLRKESTTLIAGEARRIDPVGRLVTIPTKRENFLASLPSSLPFLHWSFDQQRGYQVSGNHPAAGEIHTKAIGSPLPVPGKNKEALSLNGKGQHVITDWQGFAGKRPRTVAFWLKIPAHADYRKNPGIVGWGDRTQKNGKWKVTLDNEGPHTPTQMRLSWGNSWITANQPIQPDQWQHITITSTGKLNAKGLPQADIYLNGHKAKTIPGAQGAREATAPKTTIITNQAVPLMIGCDLYPDIGKRKFFTGEIDELKIFDGYMSEKEAKHLFAQ; encoded by the coding sequence ATGAACCGCCATCAGCTCGAACAGCAAATTCAAGACTGCCTGGACGGCCGGCTCAGCGATACCGAGCAACGGGAACTTTTCAGCTATCTGAAACAAGACCCCGAAGCCATGCGACTCTACTGCCTGAGTTCGGCCATGGACACCGGCCTCTCCCGTCTCGCCAAAGGGGAACTCAGCCTGAGCAGTGATGCTGAGAACTTTGCCGAGCTCGCACAGCGCTCTCAAAAGCAGAAAATGGCGAGGGTTTCCATCCTCTCTGCCGCCGCCATCCTTGCCATCTCACTGGTCGTCATGCGCCTGTTTTTTGTCGATTCCGAACAGCCACCATCAGTGGCATTTCAGACATCTCCCGGCACCCAGTTCACCCTGACCCATGACGGGGCAAACAATCAACCCGTCGGCCAGAGCATGCAGCCTGGCTCCCGACTCCGGCTCAGCCAAGGCTGCACCGAGCTCAACTTCGGCTCCGGCGTCAAAGCCATCGTCATGGCGCCCGCCGACCTCACCCTACACAGCGATAAACAACTCTACCTAGGGCAAGGCACCGCCTGGTTCCACGTCCCCAAAGGAGCCGAAGGCTTCACGGTGAAAACCAGAGAGCTCGACATCGTCGACCTCGGCACGGAGTTTGGGGTTCTCGCCAAGGCCAACGACCACGATGAAGTGCACGTATTGGATGGGAAGATCGAAGTCACCGCACTCCGGCTGCGGAAGGAATCAACGACTCTGATCGCCGGCGAGGCGCGCCGCATCGACCCTGTCGGCCGACTAGTCACCATCCCCACCAAACGCGAAAATTTTCTCGCCTCATTACCCTCGTCATTGCCCTTCCTTCATTGGTCGTTTGATCAACAACGTGGCTATCAAGTATCGGGCAACCACCCGGCAGCGGGTGAGATCCACACCAAAGCCATCGGCTCTCCTCTGCCCGTTCCGGGGAAAAACAAAGAAGCTCTATCCCTCAACGGCAAGGGGCAACACGTGATCACCGATTGGCAAGGCTTTGCCGGCAAGCGCCCACGCACCGTTGCCTTCTGGCTGAAAATCCCTGCTCATGCCGATTACCGGAAAAACCCCGGAATCGTCGGCTGGGGTGACCGCACTCAAAAGAACGGTAAATGGAAAGTTACTCTCGATAACGAAGGCCCGCATACACCCACCCAAATGCGTCTTTCATGGGGGAACAGCTGGATCACAGCGAACCAGCCGATTCAGCCGGATCAATGGCAACACATCACCATCACTTCTACCGGCAAGCTCAACGCCAAGGGCTTGCCCCAAGCGGATATCTACCTCAATGGGCACAAAGCCAAAACTATCCCCGGCGCCCAGGGGGCACGCGAAGCCACCGCTCCAAAAACCACCATCATCACGAATCAAGCCGTGCCCCTCATGATCGGCTGCGACCTCTACCCCGACATAGGTAAACGAAAATTCTTCACCGGAGAAATCGATGAACTGAAAATCTTTGATGGATATATGTCTGAAAAAGAAGCCAAACATCTATTCGCCCAGTGA
- a CDS encoding sigma-70 family RNA polymerase sigma factor: MEISEKQTSSTPPAQNQAQDGDDFVVLLTAHQGAVHAFLHSLLPGDPGVEDVLQRTNLTLWKKRQDFEIGTNFKAWAFAIARWEARAWLTSQKRQNWLVFDDELTDHIIEQSEQLPDVETNGDGSVIRALRLCLAGMNDKQRSLVMHYYQQEKSIKECSSITGRSSGSLRVTLFRIRTSLRHCIETKLAAKGETA, encoded by the coding sequence GTGGAAATCTCCGAGAAACAGACAAGCAGCACACCACCGGCCCAAAATCAGGCTCAGGATGGTGATGATTTTGTTGTCTTGTTGACAGCCCATCAGGGGGCCGTGCACGCCTTTCTCCACAGCCTGCTTCCCGGTGACCCTGGTGTGGAAGATGTCCTGCAACGCACCAATCTGACCCTCTGGAAAAAACGCCAGGACTTCGAAATCGGCACCAACTTCAAAGCCTGGGCCTTTGCCATTGCCCGCTGGGAAGCCCGGGCCTGGCTCACCTCCCAGAAACGCCAGAACTGGTTGGTCTTCGATGACGAGCTGACCGACCACATCATCGAGCAGTCAGAGCAGCTTCCCGATGTGGAGACCAACGGCGATGGCTCCGTGATTCGCGCCCTCCGACTCTGTCTGGCCGGCATGAATGACAAACAACGCTCGCTGGTGATGCACTACTACCAACAGGAAAAATCCATCAAAGAGTGCTCGAGCATCACCGGTCGTAGCTCCGGATCGCTCCGCGTCACCTTGTTCAGAATCCGAACCTCGCTGCGTCATTGCATCGAAACCAAACTCGCAGCGAAAGGAGAAACCGCATGA
- a CDS encoding sulfatase-like hydrolase/transferase, producing the protein MKLLAFFVSLLLPLEGHAQTTIFSSDFDGNTGATVMAGNTDNTSGAPTLGVTWSKHASVGNLSNLTAISTGDSGTAGGFARLQNGSATYANANNIFLSRNHNLDSDRSTTKRGYSFTFTLTDSWDLATLTVLSGHTNNTGNSNQSYSSKLNLSISGGDLITPITANSIEDYGTAPAYHSVAFNLSGHTLGAGTYTVEVYQSDMTSGGAYAIYDGITLSGDNGLPPTPSITSFSSSKAYVTPGSGVTFSWITDGATNLTLNPGNISLLPFSTNGDGSTDITVNTSGTYTISAQNLNGTVTQSVSIFVGPPRPNIVFFLVDDMGPQDTSVPFNLDAEGAPKKYNFNNFYITPNMETLASQGMRFTNAYAQSVCSPTRTGLMTGRNSARHAVTDWVGGGGNGSPTNWRSQGLDHTDVTLPKLLQQGGYRTIHVGKGHFGQSGTTGADPLNLGFDVNIGGSRWGHPYSGYIGTAGYGGMPGLEAYDGSMFLTKALTIEANKALDEAVGRGQPFFLNMSFYAVHAPFTTNPDASGDYSGSTGSNHTKFATMIEGMDIAVGEIRQKLIDLNVAKNTLIVFLGDNGSDSPAVTVDGLPSGSFSDFPMRGKKGSKWEGGSRVPMIACWALTDATNRFQQAIPIPANSIETDIVTSWDLPATFLNAAGLPSANDFGEDSHSLVPYFSATPGTHRPQEIVIHYPHNHRSDFFSWIRQGDMKLIYNFQNNSHQLYHLASDPTESNNLAGSQPETLMQMSRALAQGLAERWGDRGALIPTTSTTAPSGNVVSIPHDPTVDSDNDGLPDTNEDPNFNGLVDPGETNPDNDNSDGDNIPDGDEVRLGTDPLDANSHFFCTPTKQADGSLLLTWPSAAGTSFTILSSTDLVDWTTVVTSGLPASAGSSTNYRLSPPLSGPLFFRVELDAATDS; encoded by the coding sequence ATGAAACTGTTAGCCTTTTTCGTTTCTCTTCTACTTCCCCTCGAGGGCCACGCTCAGACCACAATCTTTTCATCAGATTTCGATGGCAATACTGGAGCCACGGTGATGGCGGGCAACACAGACAATACCTCGGGAGCTCCAACACTTGGAGTAACATGGAGCAAACATGCATCGGTCGGGAATCTATCCAACCTAACAGCTATTAGTACGGGCGACAGCGGAACTGCAGGTGGTTTTGCTCGACTTCAGAATGGATCGGCTACTTACGCCAACGCCAACAATATTTTTCTTAGCCGCAATCACAATCTTGATTCCGACAGATCCACTACCAAGCGTGGCTACAGTTTCACCTTTACCCTCACGGATTCCTGGGATCTGGCCACCCTCACCGTTCTCTCCGGCCATACCAACAATACAGGAAACTCAAATCAGAGTTACTCATCCAAGCTCAACCTCTCCATTTCAGGGGGAGATCTCATCACCCCGATCACGGCAAATAGCATCGAAGACTACGGAACCGCTCCAGCCTATCACTCCGTTGCCTTCAACCTGAGCGGTCATACTCTGGGAGCGGGAACTTACACAGTGGAAGTCTACCAAAGCGACATGACCAGTGGCGGCGCCTATGCCATCTATGACGGCATCACACTCTCGGGTGACAATGGGCTCCCCCCTACACCAAGTATCACCTCCTTTAGCTCAAGCAAAGCCTACGTAACACCGGGCTCCGGCGTCACATTCTCTTGGATCACCGATGGCGCGACCAACCTCACACTTAACCCAGGAAACATCAGTCTGTTACCCTTCTCAACCAATGGTGACGGAAGCACCGACATAACAGTGAACACCAGTGGAACCTACACAATCAGTGCACAAAATCTCAACGGAACCGTGACACAAAGCGTAAGCATTTTCGTTGGCCCGCCACGACCAAACATCGTCTTTTTCCTCGTCGATGACATGGGCCCCCAGGACACCTCCGTCCCCTTCAACCTTGACGCCGAAGGTGCCCCGAAAAAATACAACTTCAACAACTTCTACATCACCCCGAATATGGAGACACTCGCGAGCCAGGGGATGCGTTTCACCAATGCTTACGCCCAGTCGGTCTGTAGTCCCACCCGCACCGGCTTGATGACAGGTAGAAACAGCGCCCGCCACGCCGTCACCGACTGGGTGGGCGGCGGAGGCAACGGTTCCCCGACAAACTGGCGTAGCCAGGGGCTCGATCACACCGATGTCACCCTACCCAAACTGCTGCAACAAGGCGGCTACCGCACCATCCACGTTGGTAAGGGGCACTTTGGCCAATCCGGCACCACCGGAGCTGACCCGCTGAATCTCGGCTTTGATGTCAACATCGGCGGCAGTCGCTGGGGGCACCCATACAGCGGTTACATCGGAACCGCAGGCTACGGCGGCATGCCCGGCCTTGAAGCCTATGACGGCTCGATGTTTCTCACCAAAGCCCTCACCATCGAAGCCAACAAGGCACTGGATGAAGCCGTCGGCCGCGGCCAACCCTTTTTCCTGAACATGTCCTTCTACGCCGTGCATGCCCCGTTCACCACCAACCCGGATGCCAGTGGTGACTACAGCGGCTCCACCGGATCCAATCACACCAAGTTTGCCACGATGATCGAAGGCATGGACATCGCGGTGGGAGAAATCCGGCAGAAACTCATCGACCTGAATGTTGCTAAAAACACCCTGATTGTTTTTCTCGGAGACAACGGTAGCGACAGCCCGGCAGTCACCGTCGACGGCCTGCCATCTGGAAGTTTCAGTGACTTTCCCATGCGGGGAAAAAAAGGTTCCAAATGGGAAGGCGGCAGCCGGGTTCCGATGATTGCCTGCTGGGCACTAACCGATGCCACCAACCGCTTCCAACAAGCCATCCCGATCCCGGCCAACAGCATCGAAACCGATATCGTGACCTCCTGGGACCTGCCCGCCACCTTCCTCAATGCCGCCGGGCTCCCGTCAGCCAATGACTTTGGCGAGGACAGCCACAGCCTGGTTCCCTATTTCTCCGCCACACCCGGCACCCACCGCCCCCAAGAGATCGTCATCCACTACCCCCACAACCACCGCAGCGACTTTTTCTCGTGGATCCGTCAGGGTGACATGAAACTGATCTACAACTTCCAAAACAACAGTCACCAACTCTACCATCTCGCCTCCGACCCGACTGAGAGCAACAACCTCGCCGGAAGCCAACCCGAAACCCTGATGCAAATGTCCCGCGCTCTCGCCCAGGGGCTCGCCGAGCGCTGGGGTGACCGTGGCGCGCTGATCCCGACGACCAGCACCACCGCCCCCAGCGGCAACGTGGTCTCGATCCCCCATGACCCTACCGTCGACAGCGACAACGATGGCCTGCCCGATACAAACGAAGACCCGAACTTCAACGGCCTGGTAGACCCGGGGGAAACCAACCCGGACAACGACAATTCGGATGGCGACAACATTCCGGACGGCGATGAGGTCCGACTCGGCACCGACCCCCTGGATGCCAACAGCCATTTTTTCTGCACTCCGACCAAGCAAGCCGACGGCTCGCTGCTCCTCACCTGGCCGTCCGCCGCCGGCACCAGCTTCACCATCCTGAGCTCAACGGACCTGGTCGATTGGACCACCGTTGTCACCAGCGGTCTGCCGGCCTCCGCTGGCAGCAGCACAAACTATAGGCTCAGCCCACCGCTTAGCGGGCCCCTCTTTTTTCGGGTCGAACTGGATGCCGCCACCGACTCCTGA
- a CDS encoding PEP-CTERM sorting domain-containing protein, with amino-acid sequence MIKTILTTSLIASAGFANAAVTTLFSSDFDGNTGAHVFAGNTDNTSGSANVTITDWTQDSSVTSISGLTAIATGGGGFAQLGGGTATYAGPNNIYLSRNHNQGTADHGYSLTFTIDTSWAATNLNVLSGHTTNTGTQDQSYTSDLNFSISGGTLGAAVTGISTEDYSVAPAYHSVNFDLTGTTLGAGTYTLQVFQNNNASGSYAIYNGVTLEATAVPEPTSAALFGLGGISLILRRRK; translated from the coding sequence ATGATAAAAACCATACTAACAACCAGCCTCATCGCGAGTGCTGGCTTTGCCAATGCGGCCGTGACAACACTCTTTTCGAGTGATTTTGACGGTAATACCGGGGCTCACGTCTTTGCCGGAAACACCGACAATACCAGTGGTAGTGCCAACGTCACGATCACGGACTGGACTCAGGATTCCTCGGTAACCTCTATTTCTGGTCTTACGGCCATTGCTACAGGTGGTGGTGGATTTGCCCAACTCGGAGGTGGCACAGCAACTTATGCTGGGCCTAATAATATTTATCTAAGTAGGAATCATAACCAAGGCACCGCTGATCATGGATACAGTTTGACGTTCACGATTGATACTTCATGGGCCGCTACTAATCTAAATGTTCTCTCGGGGCATACGACTAACACTGGCACTCAAGATCAGAGTTACACATCCGATCTTAATTTCTCTATCTCCGGAGGAACGCTTGGCGCGGCGGTAACAGGTATATCGACAGAAGATTACTCAGTTGCTCCGGCCTATCATTCTGTGAACTTCGACCTGACTGGAACTACACTTGGCGCTGGGACTTATACTCTTCAGGTCTTTCAAAATAATAATGCCAGTGGCTCTTATGCCATTTATAACGGCGTCACACTAGAAGCAACCGCCGTTCCCGAACCGACCTCGGCAGCCCTTTTCGGCCTCGGTGGCATCTCACTCATTTTACGTCGTCGCAAGTAA